A part of Haloarchaeobius sp. HME9146 genomic DNA contains:
- a CDS encoding HAH_0734 family protein, whose protein sequence is MKRLIIHGDPGIRKDAIISYDGGEEVRCFSISRNGEWHGPDEVQLWCVVGDESEKQDFEERNYIPHHLEVDRVDAETIDVIKAKGELSV, encoded by the coding sequence ATGAAGCGCCTCATCATCCACGGGGACCCCGGCATCCGGAAGGACGCCATCATCAGCTACGACGGTGGGGAGGAGGTCCGTTGTTTCTCCATCAGCCGCAACGGCGAATGGCACGGCCCAGACGAGGTCCAGCTGTGGTGTGTCGTCGGTGACGAGTCGGAGAAACAGGACTTCGAGGAGCGGAACTACATCCCGCACCATCTGGAGGTCGACCGCGTCGACGCCGAGACCATCGATGTCATCAAGGCCAAGGGCGAGCTGTCAGTCTGA
- a CDS encoding 50S ribosomal protein L44e: MQMPRRFNTYCPHCNEHHEHEVEKVRTGRTTGMKKDQRKQREGKKTIGNAGRFSKVPGGDKPTKKTDLKYRCGECGKAHLRQGWRTGRLEFQE; this comes from the coding sequence ATGCAGATGCCCCGACGCTTCAACACGTACTGCCCACATTGTAACGAACACCACGAGCACGAAGTGGAGAAAGTCCGGACCGGTCGCACGACCGGTATGAAGAAAGACCAGCGCAAGCAGCGCGAAGGGAAGAAGACCATCGGTAACGCTGGTCGCTTCTCGAAGGTCCCCGGTGGCGACAAGCCCACCAAGAAGACGGACCTGAAGTACCGCTGCGGCGAGTGCGGCAAGGCTCACCTCCGCCAGGGATGGCGAACGGGCCGACTCGAGTTCCAGGAGTAA
- a CDS encoding 30S ribosomal protein S27e: MAGSFYNVKCSDCENEQVVFGKASTVVNCAVCGTTLATPTGGKAEIPHDIIETVESR, translated from the coding sequence ATGGCAGGAAGTTTCTACAACGTCAAGTGCAGCGATTGTGAGAACGAACAGGTCGTGTTCGGGAAAGCCTCGACCGTCGTCAACTGTGCGGTCTGTGGGACGACGCTCGCCACGCCGACCGGCGGCAAGGCCGAGATTCCCCACGACATCATCGAGACGGTCGAATCACGATGA
- a CDS encoding translation initiation factor IF-2 subunit alpha, whose translation MKYSGWPDSGELVVGKVDEIENFGVFVDLEEYEDKRGLVHISEVASGWIKNVRDHVREGQTVVCKVLDVDEDSQQIDLSIKDVNNHQRSDKIQEWKNEQKADNWMLLAFGEDVSDEQYASVANELLGEYGSLYEGFEQAAIHGPAALEATDLTDEEVEKVVGTARENVSVPYVNVTGYIDLRCPNPDGVDDVKEALKAAEGNGEVPDEVELDVTYVGSPEYRIKVKAPNYKTAESELEEAAARAKSEIESRGGTGEYHRERRSDDE comes from the coding sequence ATGAAGTACAGCGGCTGGCCCGACTCCGGTGAGCTCGTCGTCGGCAAGGTCGACGAGATCGAGAACTTCGGCGTCTTCGTCGACCTCGAGGAGTACGAGGACAAGCGTGGCCTCGTCCACATCAGCGAGGTCGCCAGCGGATGGATCAAGAACGTCCGCGACCACGTCCGTGAGGGCCAGACCGTCGTCTGCAAGGTACTCGACGTCGACGAGGACTCCCAGCAGATAGACCTCTCCATCAAGGACGTCAACAACCACCAGCGCTCCGATAAGATCCAGGAGTGGAAGAACGAGCAGAAGGCCGACAACTGGATGCTGCTGGCGTTCGGCGAGGACGTGAGCGACGAGCAGTACGCTTCGGTCGCGAACGAACTGCTCGGCGAGTACGGCAGCCTCTACGAGGGCTTCGAGCAGGCAGCCATCCACGGCCCGGCCGCGCTGGAAGCCACCGACCTGACCGACGAGGAGGTCGAGAAGGTCGTGGGGACCGCCCGCGAGAACGTCTCCGTCCCGTACGTGAACGTCACCGGCTACATCGACCTGCGCTGTCCGAACCCGGACGGCGTCGACGATGTGAAGGAGGCGCTGAAGGCCGCCGAAGGGAACGGTGAGGTGCCCGACGAGGTCGAACTCGACGTGACCTACGTCGGCTCGCCGGAGTACCGCATCAAGGTCAAGGCTCCGAACTACAAGACGGCCGAGTCCGAGCTGGAGGAGGCCGCAGCACGCGCGAAATCGGAGATCGAGAGTCGCGGCGGCACGGGCGAGTACCACCGCGAGCGACGGTCCGACGACGAATGA
- a CDS encoding RNA-protein complex protein Nop10 has product MKSDIRVCSAWRDCHERPVYTLSDACPECGADAVNSAPAPFDPADPYGEYRRALKRAAHE; this is encoded by the coding sequence ATGAAATCCGACATCCGGGTGTGTTCGGCGTGGCGCGATTGCCACGAACGCCCGGTGTACACACTTTCTGACGCCTGTCCCGAGTGCGGAGCCGACGCTGTCAACAGCGCGCCGGCCCCGTTCGACCCGGCGGACCCATACGGCGAGTACCGACGCGCTCTTAAGCGCGCCGCACACGAGTAG
- a CDS encoding proteasome assembly chaperone family protein, with amino-acid sequence MDPLDIEHVAEAELSDPVFVEGLPGVGHVGKLAAEHILDQHDGELVRRVYSHDLPPQVDVDEDGIAELTHLEFHAVETDGRDLLVLTGDHQAQSNDGHYRLASAVLDLAEEFGCEEAYALGGVPTGELIEEYAVLGAATNDEMKDDLTDLGVEFREDEPAGGIVGVSGLVLGLGRRRDLDAACLMGETSGYLVDPKSAQAVLEVLEERFEMDLDYASLEERADEMEEVIGKIQEMEQQQANVPSDDDLRYIG; translated from the coding sequence ATGGACCCACTCGACATCGAGCACGTCGCTGAAGCGGAGCTTTCGGACCCGGTGTTCGTCGAGGGACTGCCCGGCGTCGGCCACGTCGGCAAGCTCGCGGCCGAGCACATCCTCGACCAGCACGACGGTGAACTCGTCCGTCGTGTCTACTCGCACGACCTGCCGCCGCAGGTCGACGTGGACGAAGACGGCATCGCCGAACTCACGCATCTGGAGTTCCACGCGGTCGAGACGGACGGGCGCGACCTGCTCGTCCTGACCGGCGACCACCAGGCCCAGAGCAACGACGGGCACTACCGCCTCGCGAGCGCCGTGCTCGACCTCGCCGAGGAGTTCGGCTGCGAGGAGGCGTACGCCCTCGGCGGCGTCCCGACCGGCGAACTCATCGAGGAGTACGCGGTGCTCGGTGCCGCGACGAACGACGAGATGAAAGACGATCTCACCGACCTCGGTGTCGAGTTCCGCGAGGACGAACCCGCGGGCGGCATCGTCGGCGTCTCCGGGCTCGTGCTCGGGCTCGGCCGTCGCCGTGACCTCGACGCCGCGTGTCTCATGGGTGAGACCTCCGGCTACCTCGTCGACCCCAAGAGCGCACAGGCAGTCCTCGAAGTCCTCGAGGAGCGCTTCGAGATGGACCTCGACTACGCCTCGCTCGAGGAGCGCGCCGACGAGATGGAGGAGGTCATCGGGAAGATCCAGGAGATGGAACAGCAGCAGGCGAACGTGCCGAGCGACGACGACCTCCGGTACATCGGGTAA
- a CDS encoding alpha/beta fold hydrolase gives MDIDRRSRPVPTAPEKTTVEPAEPTAETPATPTTGTTRQGDRPRSRYLDLRHVRVHYVAAGEATAPPVVLLHGGGLDEASLSWRHLTPGLADSHYVLAPDLPGYGASGPASDQPSLAYYADVLAEFLDELFLDRVSLVGISMGGGVALQFATDHPDQVEKLVLVDSYGLGTSVPGGRLGYWFTRAERLNRAIWWAFRHSERLGRLSIRSMVVDPDPTLEADAVAALRRPEVGADWRAFQRHEVTPNGLRTAFLDRLPTLDVPTLLVHGERDPVVPVDWAIRAHALLPDAELFVLPGCGHMPPRERPAAFEDRVRAFLG, from the coding sequence ATGGATATCGACCGCCGCTCCCGACCGGTCCCAACTGCGCCCGAGAAGACGACCGTCGAACCCGCAGAACCGACAGCCGAAACGCCAGCCACCCCGACCACCGGGACGACCCGCCAGGGCGACCGACCGCGGTCCCGGTATCTCGACCTCCGACACGTCCGCGTGCACTACGTCGCTGCCGGCGAGGCGACGGCCCCACCGGTCGTCCTCCTGCACGGTGGCGGCCTCGACGAGGCGAGCCTCTCGTGGCGACACCTCACCCCTGGCCTCGCCGACTCGCACTACGTCCTCGCACCCGACCTGCCGGGGTACGGTGCCAGCGGTCCGGCCAGCGACCAGCCCTCGCTCGCCTACTACGCGGACGTGCTCGCCGAGTTCCTCGACGAACTGTTCCTCGACCGTGTCTCCCTCGTCGGTATCTCGATGGGCGGCGGCGTCGCCCTCCAGTTCGCCACCGACCACCCCGACCAGGTGGAGAAACTCGTCCTCGTGGACAGCTACGGGCTCGGGACGAGCGTGCCTGGTGGCCGACTCGGCTACTGGTTCACCCGCGCCGAGCGCCTGAACCGCGCCATCTGGTGGGCCTTCCGCCACAGCGAGCGTCTCGGTCGGCTCTCCATCCGCAGCATGGTCGTCGACCCCGACCCGACGCTCGAAGCCGACGCAGTCGCCGCCCTTCGCCGGCCAGAGGTGGGTGCGGACTGGCGCGCGTTCCAGCGCCACGAGGTCACGCCGAACGGGCTCCGAACCGCGTTCCTCGACCGCCTCCCGACCCTCGACGTGCCGACCCTGCTCGTCCACGGGGAACGCGACCCGGTCGTCCCCGTCGACTGGGCCATCCGTGCCCACGCCCTGCTCCCGGACGCCGAGCTGTTCGTACTGCCCGGCTGTGGGCACATGCCACCCCGTGAACGTCCCGCGGCGTTCGAGGACCGGGTCCGGGCCTTCCTCGGGTGA
- a CDS encoding J domain-containing protein yields the protein MALPVVDTGFGWVTTLPSWLLAGLSLGALFAVLSATMFVAGEYLFPEPAGYTRDSNRNLSSEARRREEIRWYLDAIGEQYAEDHPVAGDTVAFYLPARDVAVTFDAHAFFRIQQTDTYAVLCEHEMHGHHLGARLPFEVPEIDWEVDEPDEGDVITQAFRALGLPPSASTDEVRAAYRERVMETHPDHGGSEESFRRVREAYTTAKEHAAD from the coding sequence GTGGCACTGCCAGTGGTAGACACCGGGTTCGGATGGGTGACGACGCTCCCGTCGTGGTTGCTGGCCGGTCTCTCGCTGGGGGCGTTGTTCGCGGTGCTCTCCGCGACGATGTTCGTGGCGGGTGAGTACCTCTTTCCGGAGCCGGCCGGGTACACGCGTGACAGCAACCGGAACCTGTCCAGCGAGGCTCGCCGCCGCGAGGAGATCCGCTGGTATCTCGACGCCATCGGCGAGCAGTACGCCGAGGACCATCCGGTCGCGGGGGACACCGTCGCCTTCTACCTCCCGGCCCGAGACGTCGCGGTGACCTTCGACGCCCACGCCTTCTTCCGCATCCAGCAGACCGACACCTACGCAGTGCTCTGCGAACACGAGATGCACGGCCATCACCTGGGGGCACGTCTCCCGTTCGAGGTACCCGAGATCGACTGGGAGGTCGACGAACCCGACGAGGGCGACGTCATCACGCAGGCCTTCAGGGCGCTGGGGCTGCCACCGTCGGCGTCGACGGACGAGGTCCGGGCCGCGTACCGGGAACGGGTCATGGAGACCCACCCCGACCACGGCGGCTCCGAGGAGTCGTTCAGGCGAGTTCGCGAGGCGTACACCACGGCGAAAGAGCACGCCGCGGACTGA
- the artA gene encoding archaeosortase A: protein MLPLPAALPTVFGMPATDLLAWVVIAAFLVGAVLDRYDRTLAIYWLAGTWVLFGGFWLAVFPHFAFEVRSFVEGGLALFAVPASVYTGYLLLQGRERLVVLSKAVGVMGLIYHPTQAIPFVRRVLIEEVARETYWGIQLLGYNPEFTTGPEYGYLNMFVFSEFATYIVYACTGIGSMAIFAGLIVAVDAPLKRKLKSFALAIGVIWVLNLIRNVFVAIAAGKGWFLQGPVVQFAALAGVERSHASFWFAHSVLSQILSVFALVGITWGVVHVLPELLGVLEEVLFVATGEEYDLEDALGLNDAIRADGGKVDGGD, encoded by the coding sequence ATGCTCCCCCTACCCGCCGCCCTGCCGACGGTGTTCGGCATGCCTGCGACGGACCTGCTCGCGTGGGTCGTCATCGCGGCGTTCCTCGTCGGCGCGGTACTCGACAGATACGACCGGACGCTGGCCATCTACTGGCTCGCCGGGACGTGGGTCCTGTTCGGTGGGTTCTGGCTCGCCGTCTTCCCGCACTTCGCCTTCGAGGTTCGTAGTTTCGTCGAAGGCGGGCTCGCGCTCTTTGCGGTCCCCGCCTCGGTCTACACCGGCTACCTCCTGCTCCAGGGCCGCGAGCGCCTCGTGGTCCTCTCGAAGGCCGTCGGCGTGATGGGGCTCATCTACCATCCGACGCAGGCGATTCCGTTCGTCCGCCGGGTGCTCATCGAGGAGGTCGCCCGGGAGACGTACTGGGGTATCCAGCTCCTGGGCTACAACCCCGAGTTCACCACCGGTCCGGAGTACGGCTACCTCAACATGTTCGTCTTCTCCGAGTTCGCGACCTACATCGTCTACGCCTGCACGGGCATCGGCTCGATGGCCATCTTCGCCGGGCTCATCGTCGCGGTCGACGCGCCGCTCAAACGCAAGCTGAAGTCCTTCGCGCTGGCCATCGGCGTCATCTGGGTGCTCAACCTCATCCGGAACGTGTTCGTCGCCATCGCGGCCGGCAAGGGCTGGTTCCTGCAGGGCCCGGTCGTCCAGTTCGCGGCGCTCGCGGGCGTCGAGCGGAGCCACGCCTCGTTCTGGTTCGCACACAGCGTCCTCTCGCAGATACTCTCGGTGTTCGCGCTCGTGGGAATCACCTGGGGTGTGGTCCACGTGCTGCCGGAACTCCTCGGCGTGCTCGAAGAGGTGCTGTTCGTCGCGACCGGTGAGGAGTACGACCTCGAAGACGCCCTCGGCCTGAACGACGCGATTCGCGCCGACGGCGGCAAGGTCGATGGCGGCGACTGA
- a CDS encoding metallophosphoesterase, with translation MAATELGFADRAAYLPAAAALVLSDLHLGKAHASSVDFPLNEGAAMTDRLSALLDRFDPETVVFAGDVLHTFTTVPVPARDALDGLTDLVTDRAELVLVRGNHDTQLDRVTDLPVHDSYRLPDGTVVCHGHEEPEGTGDEVTRYVVGHDHPTIDIEGRTYPCFLYGPGAHRGSDVLVLPSFTTLAAGMTVNRMRGSDFQTPFVATPDGFHPIVRDETGDETLRFPPLGEFRRLL, from the coding sequence ATGGCGGCGACTGAGCTCGGGTTCGCTGACCGGGCGGCCTACCTCCCCGCCGCCGCCGCGCTCGTTCTCTCCGACCTCCATCTCGGCAAGGCCCACGCGTCCAGCGTCGACTTCCCCCTCAACGAAGGCGCGGCGATGACCGACCGGCTCTCCGCGTTGCTCGACCGCTTCGACCCCGAGACGGTGGTCTTCGCCGGCGACGTGCTCCACACGTTCACGACGGTTCCCGTGCCGGCTCGTGATGCGCTCGACGGGCTCACCGACCTGGTGACCGACCGGGCCGAGCTGGTGCTCGTCCGGGGGAACCACGACACGCAACTCGACCGGGTCACCGACCTGCCCGTCCACGACTCCTACCGGCTTCCGGACGGGACCGTCGTCTGTCACGGCCACGAGGAACCCGAGGGCACCGGCGATGAAGTGACGCGCTACGTCGTCGGGCACGACCATCCGACCATCGACATCGAAGGACGGACGTACCCCTGTTTCCTGTACGGGCCGGGCGCACATCGCGGGAGCGACGTGCTCGTCCTCCCGTCGTTCACGACGCTGGCGGCAGGGATGACGGTCAACCGGATGCGCGGGTCGGACTTCCAGACACCGTTCGTCGCGACCCCCGATGGGTTCCATCCCATCGTTCGTGACGAGACCGGCGACGAAACGCTCCGGTTCCCGCCGCTCGGGGAGTTCAGGCGACTGTTGTAA
- a CDS encoding NAD(P)/FAD-dependent oxidoreductase, which yields MHDDEVIVVGGGLAGLVAARHLADAGAAVTLFEREPAVGGRVRSTHEQGFTYDRGFQVLFTAYPAAQRELDYDALDLRSFTAGACICREGHRSILSDPFRDPGSLTESIFNRDVTVTDKLNTLRLKRELQSRSTDSLFQGPDRSIEAYLNSRGFSRKYLENFAAPFYGGITLDRSLSTSKHVFEYTFKMLSAGETVVPAGGMGAISDQLRDRAEDAGATIRTDRPVEAVETDGDGATVDLGGETVTADAVVVATDPAAASSLTDVETIPTDAHSCVTQWYALEDTGDLDAGKRLMLNAESDAPNQIVDHTIVAPEYAPDGTRLLSATFLGERTESDEELAVLAHDTLASWYPERQFASFELRHTDRIEFAQFEQPPGFAENLPAARAPAGPVYLAGDYTRWSSIQAALESGKVAADAVREDRQ from the coding sequence ATGCACGACGACGAGGTCATCGTGGTCGGGGGCGGGCTCGCCGGGCTGGTTGCCGCCCGCCACCTGGCGGACGCCGGGGCAGCCGTCACGCTGTTCGAGCGAGAGCCAGCGGTCGGCGGCCGCGTTCGGTCGACACACGAACAGGGGTTCACGTACGACCGGGGATTCCAGGTACTGTTCACCGCCTACCCGGCGGCACAGCGCGAACTCGACTACGACGCGCTCGACCTCCGCTCGTTCACGGCCGGGGCCTGTATCTGTCGCGAGGGCCATCGGTCCATCCTCTCTGACCCGTTCCGCGACCCCGGTTCGCTGACGGAGTCCATCTTCAACCGCGACGTGACCGTCACGGACAAGCTCAACACGTTGCGACTGAAACGAGAGTTGCAGAGTCGGTCGACCGACTCGCTCTTCCAGGGACCGGACAGGTCCATCGAAGCCTACCTGAACTCGCGAGGATTCTCGCGGAAGTACCTCGAGAACTTCGCCGCGCCGTTCTACGGCGGCATCACGCTCGACCGGTCGCTGTCGACCTCGAAGCACGTGTTCGAGTACACCTTCAAGATGCTCTCGGCGGGCGAGACCGTCGTTCCGGCCGGTGGCATGGGGGCCATCTCGGACCAGCTGCGTGACCGTGCTGAAGACGCCGGCGCGACCATCCGGACCGACCGACCGGTCGAGGCTGTCGAGACCGACGGCGACGGGGCGACCGTCGACCTCGGGGGCGAGACCGTCACCGCCGACGCCGTCGTCGTCGCGACCGACCCGGCCGCCGCATCGTCACTCACCGACGTCGAGACCATCCCGACCGACGCCCACAGCTGTGTCACACAGTGGTACGCGCTCGAGGACACGGGCGACCTCGACGCTGGCAAGCGACTCATGCTCAACGCCGAGTCCGACGCCCCGAACCAGATCGTCGACCACACCATCGTTGCGCCCGAGTACGCCCCCGACGGGACGCGGCTGTTGAGTGCGACGTTCCTCGGCGAGCGAACGGAGTCGGACGAGGAACTCGCGGTGCTGGCACACGATACCCTCGCGTCGTGGTACCCCGAGCGCCAGTTCGCCAGCTTCGAACTGCGACACACCGACCGCATCGAGTTCGCGCAGTTCGAGCAACCACCGGGCTTCGCGGAGAACCTTCCAGCGGCGCGAGCGCCCGCTGGCCCCGTCTACCTCGCCGGGGACTACACGCGCTGGTCGTCCATCCAGGCCGCGCTGGAGAGCGGGAAGGTGGCGGCCGACGCGGTCCGCGAGGACCGGCAGTAG
- a CDS encoding threonine synthase, with amino-acid sequence METTDAFVGLDCVSCGDRFDADVATHRCPECGGILDPAYDYDSLELWRDELESRRFDSQWRYEELLPFTRSAAVSMDEGATPLVPCPDLADELGVGQVYLKDEGRNPTGTFKDRGQSVAVTAAVQHEASDVALASAGNAGQAAAAYAARADLDSHVFLPARAGFTNKAMVNVHGGDMTVVGGRISEAGAAYEDAMADEENEHWYSLQTFQTPYRHEGKKTMYYEVVEQLDWEVPDAVVYPTGGGVGLIGMYKAANEFRDLDITDGIPGFYAAQAEGCAPIVTAFEDGRDEHEPWEHPDTICGGIEIPNPGASPWILEALRESDGGAVATSDSDILDAAITVAQNEGLEMGATCAAAASGAWELAQRGEFDEDDTIVLMNTGTGNKDDDVLRSHLMGKGI; translated from the coding sequence ATGGAGACGACCGACGCCTTCGTCGGACTCGACTGTGTGTCGTGTGGCGACCGATTCGACGCCGACGTGGCCACCCACCGGTGTCCCGAGTGTGGGGGCATCCTCGACCCGGCGTACGATTACGATTCGCTCGAACTCTGGCGCGACGAACTCGAGTCCCGCCGGTTCGACTCGCAGTGGCGCTACGAGGAACTGCTCCCGTTCACGCGATCGGCTGCCGTCTCGATGGACGAGGGGGCGACCCCACTGGTGCCCTGCCCCGACCTCGCCGACGAACTCGGCGTCGGGCAGGTGTACCTCAAGGACGAGGGCCGGAACCCGACGGGGACGTTCAAGGACCGCGGGCAGTCCGTGGCCGTCACCGCCGCGGTCCAGCACGAGGCGTCCGACGTGGCACTCGCTTCCGCGGGGAACGCCGGGCAGGCTGCCGCGGCCTACGCGGCCCGCGCCGACCTCGACTCCCACGTCTTCCTGCCGGCCCGGGCGGGCTTTACGAACAAGGCGATGGTGAACGTCCACGGCGGCGACATGACCGTCGTCGGTGGCCGTATCTCCGAGGCGGGGGCGGCCTACGAGGACGCGATGGCCGACGAGGAGAACGAACACTGGTACTCCCTCCAGACGTTCCAGACGCCGTACCGTCACGAGGGCAAGAAGACGATGTACTACGAGGTCGTCGAGCAACTCGACTGGGAGGTCCCCGACGCGGTCGTCTACCCGACCGGCGGCGGCGTGGGCCTCATCGGCATGTACAAGGCCGCGAACGAGTTCCGCGACCTCGACATCACGGACGGGATTCCGGGGTTCTACGCGGCACAGGCCGAAGGCTGTGCACCCATCGTCACCGCCTTCGAGGACGGCCGTGACGAACACGAACCGTGGGAGCACCCGGACACCATCTGTGGCGGCATCGAGATTCCGAACCCCGGCGCGAGCCCGTGGATCCTGGAGGCGCTCCGCGAATCCGACGGCGGTGCCGTCGCCACCAGCGACTCGGACATCCTCGACGCTGCCATCACGGTCGCCCAGAACGAAGGGCTCGAGATGGGTGCGACCTGTGCCGCCGCCGCCTCCGGCGCGTGGGAGCTCGCCCAGCGCGGCGAGTTCGACGAGGACGACACCATCGTTCTCATGAACACTGGCACCGGGAACAAGGACGACGACGTCCTTCGCTCGCACCTGATGGGCAAGGGTATCTGA
- a CDS encoding helix-turn-helix domain-containing protein → MSVETSTFEDPRSVGSADLIDVDADSLLTALNDGDCRAILKSVREQPRSASELSECCDLPLSTTYRKLELMTDGALLEEQTRIRADGAHAKEYEPQFENLTISVGFDDEDGVAVEPAAD, encoded by the coding sequence ATGTCCGTCGAGACTTCCACGTTCGAAGACCCCCGTTCGGTCGGTAGCGCAGACCTGATAGACGTCGACGCGGATTCGCTCCTCACGGCGTTGAACGACGGCGACTGTCGAGCCATCCTCAAGTCGGTTCGCGAACAGCCACGGTCGGCGAGCGAGCTGTCGGAGTGCTGTGACCTGCCGCTCTCGACGACCTACCGCAAGCTCGAACTCATGACCGACGGTGCGCTCCTGGAAGAACAGACCCGCATCCGGGCCGACGGAGCCCACGCCAAGGAGTACGAACCGCAGTTCGAGAACCTCACCATCTCGGTCGGCTTCGACGACGAGGACGGTGTGGCGGTCGAACCCGCAGCGGACTGA
- a CDS encoding helix-turn-helix domain-containing protein — protein MGEGIRAEVRIESPDGCPVAGATEATSTASYSVSKSVNPVEGGRVTEEFMLDDEAVVEEADLADELTEVFAYGSKSAYRFEREHGRFCPCECIERFDCPVVDVHAREESLFVTFHAPDMETLQDVIGDLRGAYPSLDVQRLLRSEGNASEESLVFVDRGELTTRQQEVLETAHEMGYFEHPKRANGGEVADELGISRSTLSEHLAAAQSKLLGTILAS, from the coding sequence ATGGGCGAAGGCATCCGTGCGGAGGTCCGAATCGAGTCACCCGATGGGTGTCCCGTCGCGGGTGCGACCGAAGCGACCAGTACCGCGAGTTACTCGGTCTCGAAATCCGTGAACCCGGTCGAGGGCGGCCGCGTCACCGAGGAGTTCATGCTCGACGACGAGGCAGTGGTCGAGGAGGCCGACCTCGCCGACGAACTGACCGAGGTGTTCGCGTACGGCTCGAAGAGCGCCTACCGGTTCGAGCGCGAACACGGCCGGTTCTGTCCGTGCGAATGCATCGAGCGCTTCGACTGTCCCGTGGTGGACGTGCACGCGCGAGAGGAATCGCTGTTCGTCACCTTCCACGCGCCGGACATGGAGACGCTGCAAGACGTCATCGGTGACCTGCGCGGCGCGTACCCGAGCCTCGACGTGCAGCGCCTGCTTCGCTCCGAGGGGAACGCGTCGGAGGAGAGCCTCGTGTTCGTCGACCGTGGCGAGTTGACCACCCGCCAGCAGGAGGTGCTGGAGACCGCCCACGAGATGGGCTACTTCGAGCACCCCAAGCGTGCCAACGGCGGCGAGGTCGCCGACGAACTCGGTATCTCCCGGTCGACACTGTCTGAACACCTGGCTGCTGCACAGTCGAAGCTGCTCGGCACCATCTTGGCGAGTTGA
- a CDS encoding pyridoxamine 5'-phosphate oxidase family protein, producing MAGNDTVDMTRDEMDTFLGQKGTGVLSVADDDVPYSFPVSYGYDADACEFYLRLGFREGSTKTDYVDEPCPARLVVYDEDGTHSESVIATGDLVEIPREELTPDIVTALGDARTPEFDIWDETKAELDFSINRLESIRLTGKQSRNIEE from the coding sequence ATGGCAGGCAACGATACCGTCGATATGACGCGCGACGAGATGGACACGTTCCTCGGGCAGAAAGGAACCGGCGTCCTCTCCGTCGCCGACGATGACGTTCCGTACTCCTTTCCGGTCTCTTACGGCTACGACGCCGACGCGTGCGAGTTCTATCTCAGACTCGGGTTCCGTGAAGGCAGCACCAAGACAGACTACGTCGACGAACCGTGCCCCGCGCGGCTCGTCGTCTACGACGAAGACGGCACGCACTCCGAGAGCGTGATCGCGACGGGTGACCTCGTCGAGATACCGCGCGAGGAGTTGACTCCCGATATCGTCACCGCGCTCGGGGATGCCCGGACGCCGGAGTTCGACATATGGGACGAGACGAAAGCGGAACTCGACTTCAGCATCAACCGTCTGGAATCGATACGTCTAACCGGGAAACAGTCGCGGAACATCGAGGAGTAG
- a CDS encoding metal-dependent transcriptional regulator yields MLSDVMEDYLKAIYYLQEHEGTPVTTSQIAEYLGVTPPTVTSMVEKLDDRGLVDREKYKGVELTDEGVTVALEVLRHHRLLEAYLTEHLDYDWSEVHEEADVLEHHISEEFERRVADVLGNPTVDPHGDPIPSADLSPPEEGGLTALSEHDEGARVEIARVSDRDEEELRYLKEAGIVPGTVVEIVDVAPFGMITVAVDGREQSLPDAVASSIRVKPVGRETERAAGGA; encoded by the coding sequence ATGCTCAGTGACGTCATGGAGGACTACCTGAAGGCCATCTACTACCTCCAGGAACACGAGGGGACGCCGGTCACGACATCACAGATCGCCGAGTACCTCGGCGTCACGCCACCGACGGTCACGAGTATGGTCGAGAAGCTCGACGACCGCGGGCTGGTCGACCGCGAGAAGTACAAGGGCGTCGAACTCACCGACGAGGGTGTCACCGTGGCACTGGAGGTGCTCCGGCATCACCGACTGCTCGAAGCCTATCTCACCGAGCACCTGGACTACGACTGGTCGGAGGTCCACGAAGAGGCGGACGTGCTCGAACACCACATCTCGGAGGAGTTTGAGCGCCGCGTCGCCGACGTGCTGGGCAACCCGACCGTCGACCCACACGGCGACCCGATTCCGAGCGCCGACCTCTCGCCGCCGGAGGAAGGTGGCCTGACGGCCCTCTCGGAACACGACGAAGGTGCTCGGGTCGAGATCGCCCGGGTCAGCGACCGCGACGAGGAGGAGTTACGCTACCTCAAGGAGGCCGGCATCGTCCCGGGGACCGTCGTCGAGATCGTCGACGTCGCGCCGTTCGGGATGATAACCGTCGCCGTCGACGGGCGCGAACAGAGCCTCCCGGATGCGGTCGCGAGTTCGATTCGCGTCAAGCCGGTCGGTCGGGAGACCGAACGCGCCGCCGGCGGAGCCTGA